The sequence GGAACGCATGGCGCAGGCGGGCCTGCGCACGTTCTTCCGGATCGCCGCGCTGTGGGACCTGAGTGTGGAGGAGCAGATGCGGCTGCTGGGGAGTCCTGCGCGGTCGACCTACTTCAAGTGGAAGAAGGAGGGGACCGACTCACTGCCGCACGACGTGCTGGAGCGGATCTCCTATGTCCTGGGCATCTACAAGGCGTTGCAGGTGCTGCTGCCGGACGAGCAGGCTGCGGACGCGTGGGTGCGCCGGCCGAACGATGCGCTGCCGTTCGGCGGTCGATCGGCGCTGGATCGGATGCTGTCGGGCAATGTGGCGGACCTGTACGAGGTCCGGCGCTACCTCGATGCGGAGCGTGGCGGGTGGCCGTGAGCC is a genomic window of Longimicrobiales bacterium containing:
- a CDS encoding MbcA/ParS/Xre antitoxin family protein, encoding MGLPHVEAPDVTRERMAQAGLRTFFRIAALWDLSVEEQMRLLGSPARSTYFKWKKEGTDSLPHDVLERISYVLGIYKALQVLLPDEQAADAWVRRPNDALPFGGRSALDRMLSGNVADLYEVRRYLDAERGGWP